acagaaagatGTGGATCACTCTGTGTATTTCTCTTTACCTGTTCTTTAATTTTATCTCTGCAGATTCTGTCCTCAGATCAGGCATCTGTCAACTCCAGGGACATTTCAAATTGAATGGAATGTACCAGGATGGAGATGTTATACTTGGAGGCCTGTTTCatgttcatttttttacagtgttcccAGATCTGAGCTTCAGAATGAAACCAGAAAGACCATACTGTGAAAAGTGAGTCAGACTGACTACATaattataaaagtaaataaaaatgtaaaatgattaACAATATTCAGATTACTAAGAGCAAACAGTAATGCTACCTTAGCCAAAACTTTCCATTTGTGCAGAATAGGAAGTGATGTGTAAACTTGAATGTATTTTCTATGTATTAATGCTTGTATTCATTTGTCTTTTAGTTATTAATCTCTTTAATGTCACTAAATGTCaacatgaattattattatatatttttttagatttaatatggaaggcttccagcatgcacagACCATGGCTTTTGCAATAAACGAGATTAATAAGAATCCTAATCTACTGCCTAACATCACTCTTGGTTATCATCTTTATGACAACTGTGTGATGCTAGGAATGGCATTCCGGGCTGCCATATCCCTGGCTAGTGGGACAGAAGAGTCCTACTTCAACCTCAACTGCACTGGCCCTCCTCCGGTGGTCGGGATTGTGGGGGATGCAAGTTCAACTCCTTCCATTGCGATTTCCAATGTTCTGGGGCTGTTTCGAGTACCTATAGTAAGATGGGatgaaaaaaagtaaaaataaactttctgcattattttagcacttttcattttttttcagatTAGTTATATTTGTACCTTTCCAGAATTCACTATATTTAAAaattagttatatatatatatatatatatatatatatatatatatatatatatatatatatatatatatatatatatatatatatgtgtgtgattTTTGATCATCAATCTATTTCTCTGTCTCATGATTTCCAATCCCCCTTCCCTTATTAGGTTAGTCACTATGCCACCTGCTCCTGTTTGAGTGACAGGAAAAAGTACCCCTCTTTCTTCAGAACTATCCCAAGTGATGCCTTCCAGGTGCGGGCTATGGTTCAAATCTTGAGGCATTTTGGATGGAACTGGGTTGGACTCCTCTACAGTGATGATGACTATGGCATCAATGCTGCTCAGTCCTTCCAGCAGGAAATGCAGTTGTTTGGGCATTGTGTTGCTTTTTCTCAAATCCTGCCAAATGATCACAACCCCAGTGATATTCAGTATATAATGGGAGTGATTCAGGCCTCTACAGCTAGAGTGGTGGTTGTTTTTGCTCTTTCATCCTATCTGATACCTTTAATGGATGAGGTGGTGTTGCACAACATGACAGGCAGACAGTGGATTGCTAGTGAAGCTTGGGCCACCTCTCTTGAATACCACACTCCACGTTTCCTGCCCTTCTTGGGGGGCACACTGGGCATCGCTATCAGACGTGGAGAGATTCAGGGGCTTCATGACTATCTGTTACGTCTCCGTCCCAGCAATGATCCAAGAAATAATATGTTGAAGATCTTCTGGGAGAACATGTTTGAGTGCAGTTTTGAATCTGGGGTTAAACAGACAGATGGAGAGAAAGTGAAAAAGGTCTGTACGGGACAGGAGGATCTAACAACCACAGACACATCATACACAGATGTTTTAGGATTAAGGGCATCTTATAATGTCTATAAGGCAGTTTATGCCCTGGCACATGCACTTCATGACCTGATGCAGTGTGAGGAAGGGAGAGGGCCATTCAGTGAGAACAGTTGTGCCAATATAATCAACTTGAAACCCTGGCAGGTAAGTGCCACAGGTATAGTAACAGTCTCTTAAGGCATTTTGAAGAGCTGAAGGTTGAAAATGTGTACTTTACATTAATTAAAATTCAAGATAAACACATAAATCCTGTCCTGTCTACAAAATGCACAGCTGGTTCACTATCTCCAGAAAGTGAACTTCACCACAGGCTTTGGGGATGATGTATCATTTGATAAGAATGGAGATGCTCTGGCCATCTATGATGTGTTGAACTGGCAGCCGAGCTCTGATGGATCAATAACAATCCACAAGATCGGTGTAGTAAATGAAGGGGCAACAACAGGGATGATGCTCACACTGGATGAGGAAGCAATTTACTGGAACTTTGAGacaaaaaaagtaactaacATTGCATGTTAATGTCTTTTTTGCAGATATCTAGTCAGAATACTAGTGAAAgcattaaaataagacaaatgtaATTTGTCATCATGAAAATGAGATAAACACGATTACTAACAGAAGGTGTCTCTTTAAGCCCCCACGGTCTGTGTGCAGCGAGAGCTGCTCCCCAGGCACTAGGCGAGCCACAAGGAAAGGCCTACCTGTCTGCTGTTTTGACTGCCTGCCATGCAGAGATGGGGAAATTTCTAATATAACAGGTAAATCATAttcaaaaatgttaatataactTGAAAGCATAAttttaaaaagcttttttt
The nucleotide sequence above comes from Pseudorasbora parva isolate DD20220531a chromosome 16, ASM2467924v1, whole genome shotgun sequence. Encoded proteins:
- the LOC137043306 gene encoding extracellular calcium-sensing receptor-like, whose protein sequence is MWITLCISLYLFFNFISADSVLRSGICQLQGHFKLNGMYQDGDVILGGLFHVHFFTVFPDLSFRMKPERPYCEKFNMEGFQHAQTMAFAINEINKNPNLLPNITLGYHLYDNCVMLGMAFRAAISLASGTEESYFNLNCTGPPPVVGIVGDASSTPSIAISNVLGLFRVPIVSHYATCSCLSDRKKYPSFFRTIPSDAFQVRAMVQILRHFGWNWVGLLYSDDDYGINAAQSFQQEMQLFGHCVAFSQILPNDHNPSDIQYIMGVIQASTARVVVVFALSSYLIPLMDEVVLHNMTGRQWIASEAWATSLEYHTPRFLPFLGGTLGIAIRRGEIQGLHDYLLRLRPSNDPRNNMLKIFWENMFECSFESGVKQTDGEKVKKVCTGQEDLTTTDTSYTDVLGLRASYNVYKAVYALAHALHDLMQCEEGRGPFSENSCANIINLKPWQLVHYLQKVNFTTGFGDDVSFDKNGDALAIYDVLNWQPSSDGSITIHKIGVVNEGATTGMMLTLDEEAIYWNFETKKPPRSVCSESCSPGTRRATRKGLPVCCFDCLPCRDGEISNITDAIECTVCPDEFWSNPDNDQCVSKEVEFLSYEEPLGISLTTASLLGTCVCVLVMVIFALHRNTPIVRANNSELSFLLLFSLKLCFLCVLLFIGRPQLWTCQLRHAVFGVSFVLCVSSILVKTMVVIAVFKSSRPEGKGAMKWFGAVQQRCTVLVLTALQVVICAVWLSTASPTPYKNNQYVRSKIVYECAIGSVAGFSMLLAYIGLLAAVSFLLAFLARNLPDNFNEAKFITFSMLIFCAVWIAFVPAYVSSPGKYAVAVEIFAILASSFGLLMAIFAPKCYIILLHPERNTKSSIMGRQTQNK